Genomic segment of Verrucomicrobiota bacterium:
GACGCCCCTCGATTTCCTCCGCCAGATCGATCGGCACATGACATCCAGCCCGTTCAATCAAGTGCTCCGCCCAGCCCTCCGCAAGGGTCTCCGCCAATTCGTAGAGATAGAAGCCGTTCGCTTCCCAGTCCTCGTGGAGGCATACGGCCAGATCAAATCGCGGCTGCCGATCCAACCAGTCAATGTGCGCCCGGGTCTCCGGTGCCTCGCGATGCAGATACTGCCGGTTTAAATCCAATCCATGGCTGGCCTCACGCCGGTTCAATGGAAAGCCCGACGGATTCAAACAAGGACAGAGCCAGACTCCGACCTCCTCCGGCCAAAAATCGGCGTCCACCAGCCGAGCGGCGGCCAACAATCCCGCGGGTTCGTCACCATGGATCCCCGCCGAGATATAGATCTTGCGCGGCGCGCTCTCGGTGCCTCTCACCAAGGCCCACAAGCCGGGCGCAGGTTCGGGCGCGATCGTTTCGACCCTCCAGCCGCGATCGGAGGCTCGCTCCCGCAGCAAACCAAGGAGTTGATGCACATCCACCCGCTCACCGAAATACCCGCCCCGATTGAGGCCGACCCGTTTCATCGCCCGCCCGAACAGGCTTCCGCGCCCTCCCCACACCCGCAGCCGCCTCCCTGTTCCTGCTGGTCGAATCCACGCGGATCCCAGTCTGGATCCAGCCCCAAATCCTGCAGCATCTTGAGGTCTTTCTCCACCGACTGGTTCAGAGTCGTCAGATAGTTGCCCACCATCAACGCGCTGGCGCCGGCCATGAACACCATGCTCTGCATGTCTCGCAGGTTCACGGTGCGGCCGCCGGCGATCATGATTTCCTGCCGGGGAAGCAGGAATCGAAAGACGGCAATGGTCTTCAGAATCTCCATCGGTTCCAGCGGCGGCAGATCCGCGAAAGGCGTCCCCGGGATTCGATTCAGGATGTTGATGGGCACCACGTGAGCACCCGCTTCCCGCAAGGCCAGCGCCAAATCCACCCGATCCTCGCGCGTTTCCCCCATGCCCAGGATCCCGCCGGAACAAATCTTGATCCCCGCCTGTTTCAACAAGCGAAGGGTTTCGAGCCGCTCGTCGTAGGTATGCGTCGAACATTGTTCGGGGAAAAAGCGCCGGGAAC
This window contains:
- a CDS encoding M14 family metallocarboxypeptidase encodes the protein MKRVGLNRGGYFGERVDVHQLLGLLRERASDRGWRVETIAPEPAPGLWALVRGTESAPRKIYISAGIHGDEPAGLLAAARLVDADFWPEEVGVWLCPCLNPSGFPLNRREASHGLDLNRQYLHREAPETRAHIDWLDRQPRFDLAVCLHEDWEANGFYLYELAETLAEGWAEHLIERAGCHVPIDLAEEIEGRPASRGIIRPSTDPLSRPQWPEAFYLFSRKTSLCYTLEAPSDFELAARVNALLGAVQGLVEKWACTPAVLPST
- the bioB gene encoding biotin synthase BioB, whose translation is PMLDEVCARIEDLRRQGAVRPDASLGLIKSANVANRLKAAGLECYGHNLESSRRFFPEQCSTHTYDERLETLRLLKQAGIKICSGGILGMGETREDRVDLALALREAGAHVVPINILNRIPGTPFADLPPLEPMEILKTIAVFRFLLPRQEIMIAGGRTVNLRDMQSMVFMAGASALMVGNYLTTLNQSVEKDLKMLQDLGLDPDWDPRGFDQQEQGGGCGCGEGAEACSGGR